Proteins encoded in a region of the Drosophila sechellia strain sech25 chromosome 2L, ASM438219v1, whole genome shotgun sequence genome:
- the LOC6617191 gene encoding mucin-5AC isoform X1: MKYSTSRLNILCLLGLCLLLFKTEPIEAQNKRTSRVTSSRSFGTNVKTDNSNCPSFDCPEEFGYYPHPSDCTQYYVCVFGGALLESCTGGLMYSHDLQTCDWPRNVGCELADTSSERNIAQSQVQRQREPHAQHVPSRIRFGAAFSSQGGTQKTATVPPQYHRSPPQVIQAQVQNIPPPPPELRVSPNPVITSRGQPKPLIDSQEDIAKLYADAQESLPPVEEEESDRQQRVYRGQPSTVSQVQRDRDGIIHQASINSIPQTGKIGSYAFGTAYSKSLQDDQTLELSYNRLDESRRRKRRDLSAQPTKVTEEKYHNDTNCSREVLEHASPTELSVSTETSKTSQERLNDGAPANGRMRKYSSKIRQLKSENAMEFDYKEIPGEDSQLMDGNEDEDDVATGESKRRPRQLRPISHTSLKWPVQNYRAIDSPPLPQVSQQTGYSFGSYNPYLTPPNTNPVHNQQPYGNPNYNHLPGYHSYVHQQHQLASAGPLSQKKHKLPYTGYNLSLPPPPLEDDFRPIAGSYYEAAGAAQTSPRSPNSKQHHSNAGDLLPYLIQQLKELKEQRKHLQSDNFAYFRLDNQPMSPVPTQAVTPVPTISTTYYSPVDASKLSQQVTPNGQYSTMGGFYNNQNPGKASFNPNYPGKLVSQYSIASNGHDSTTESNYFQYNIVANQKMKGVFRTAPPNQIGHSAVKVRPPVTPLQVTQNINVVSAPNLTYKIPNGLQQAPFALLPEGISYASNSTIPESYQTFTKSVSTSATVLSDVPTTTPKSKLTNFQFNINEFMANLKESDLSSVNPAVNPLIKYFKELSTDKNGNINLPNPLVNRRPVTGSTSTLNSTATTTQVDITPNTPAYKKRIKPDPTLPTQSTPTPIRTLKGYEHFIKGIQNQLNSRNSSQSTVYNTSTTLIRMPTTTTIKSVDYYDEDYEEDEDILPPSQMPPYMPVSETMAPPRRHLATARPNTESPGKVPASFQTGFLEATTTRRPFPTFTQVNQAGAEADVPSFISFPSDIFQELKQRLPKLPEPNAPQSSTKVFTTPRSVRPTSHPRPISSSTEQQSTRVRYTTIRPGIRGQQKWKTTSPVQEQKEINNHTENSAVVLNSSKQSNPGGLPLNSIHAGSSPERHRDLEYHQQQSQEQQKPPTPQYQSAVRQQQAQPTYRPLELPATPKPPPYENQPAYNTDYDEDINGQIEQDNAYDQPTRSPQRAEHVAIQKLDTRASHSSTVTLTTTASPPEVLTYYETLTTPYAPKRGSSDYAYGSAEDNDQRDRLLTEVKSRPHTGSEDFDLIANVVGHTDKDTATPPTRSQKTKSTPPHNGSQKPGRSSNTTTHAVTFTQSSTITTTSTFPPTTTKKLTSSKARANKPYKQHIPDKSKTTTKASSTSHTTATRSTPFPNHLTYNSNPFLQSKLQQVAKSLARVVQSSQPRINFTDYPQAQNLSNSPQQSTSSESVPDQDSARITSLIPPPTTTQRPLVKDNSGNSSPDNVESAFEKSHTINQTVDPPKSRSFETTTSSKFLDFINAAAYGTSPSGIRLNEVPDNLVNRDIPFRENDNSFDSSSRNTEPQSKRFQKYVDSDVPPQSFKVPTKGVMRAPTEEMESTSTTRPSKPLQYSLQSGSKGFSLHMEPMITKTKSFSTSTTTTSPTTLADLFQKFVDIKPTTYAPPLLIWRSGRPIIQEALYRPTVATFSTSTSVTTTTSPPTTSKNVAESSSTTRDITTSKSAAQPSREQDFLPRAGYLPRSNYFRESPNRVTANPAMHFVSPYKSLENLLHEDRQHHHHQLRTTTRPRYTNAPAFSEFLQTTAKSRKNLFMMASVRNSSKDVLATMETGNARNFSVSDAILSTFSPQRPAPSMLRTTTTTTTTTTMKPPPIEITSTEDSTTVSAIIASSAIHISQSPKPARGRSRYTAATLNSLGDSGDEPTTYAPKLRLLGGYDPIPLPKTKPQRVQVIGNQRSLLSGPTAKPHEKYRALEDTFQAKDLSIGSKNVLSKSLKHKPIENEASVSDEPRAEALISKPLEDRQLNGINEKETAIDYSSTEHVVAITERPTVKFLYSNKYRQQTAEHTLADSLQNSGYITSPNGSSQKFRSPNVLEQLRQFLSGSDSNSNSDESGNSQFVNEYSLPELRSAIGEIKKLYLPTDRPVTTTLKSSTTTLHPNTTPIATLFPIRTKGLSVLPSFNIVTTNSTLTERTTSSTPDFSIPRTLKTPPVSLTTVPTIPTGTATPSSFAPHTARASRVNNDIKSSIAAAALGPSTSTYQPSVSAGKTQKFQIGFATNNKNHQLQKTGINHNGPAASASVKCSDSTLNAKCNEISSRNNNRNRGSAMYSNQDRDLISTPNRGTHPPRTRPTLKPSGIIVSKAQEFVDIYRYPPSRPDPIYPQPTPDKTAAKCRKDVCLLPDCYCGGKDIPGELPAESIPQIVLLTFDDSVNDLNKQLYTDLFEKGRVNPNGCPITATFYVSHEWTDYSQVQNLYADGHEMASHTVSHSFGEQFSQKKWTREIAGQREILAAYGGVKMSDVRGMRAPFLSVGGNKMYKMLYDSNFTYDSSMPVYENRPPSWPYTLDYKIFHDCMIPPCPTRSYPGVWQVPMVMWQDLNGGRCSMGDACSNPSDADGVTKMIMKNFERHYTTNRAPFGLFYHAAWFTQPHHKEGFIKFLDAINAMQDVWIITNWQALQWVRDPTPISRINSFQPFQCDYSDRPKRCNNPKVCNLWHKSGVRYMKTCQPCPDIYPWTGKSGIRSSRIDNEVEEPAA; this comes from the exons AACCCATagaggcacaaaacaaaagaaccTCACGCGTAACCAGCTCCCGCAGCTTCGGGACCAACGTCAAGACCGACAACTCCAATTGCCCCAGCTTCGACTGCCCTGAGGAGTTCGGATACTATCCGCACCCATCAGATTGCACCCAATACTACGTGTGCGTCTTTGGAGGAGCGCTGCTTGAAAGTTGCACTGGCGGGTTGATGTACTCGCACGACCTACAGACCTGCGACTGGCCGCGAAACGTCGGCTGCGAGTTGGCGGACACATCCTCCGAGCGCAACATTGCACAAAGCCAGGTCCAGAGGCAAAGAGAACCCCATGCACAGCACGTACCAAGCCGAATACGCTTTGGAGCCGCTTTCAGCAGTCAGGGTGGCACACAGAAGACGGCCACGGTGCCGCCACAGTACCATCGTTCTCCACCCCAGGTAATACAGGCACAGGTGCAGAATATACCGCCTCCCCCACCGGAACTGCGAGTGTCGCCAAACCCGGTAATCACGTCGCGTGGTCAACCAAAGCCGCTGATCGACTCCCAGGAGGACATTGCAAAG CTGTATGCCGATGCGCAGGAATCGTTGCCGCCTGTGGAAGAAGAGGAGTCCGACCGTCAGCAGAGAGTGTATCGAGGCCAACCCAGTACCGTTAGTCAAGTTCAACGCGATCGCGATGGTATTATTCACCAAGCTAGTATCAATTCTATTCCTCAAACTGGAAAAATCGGATCTTACGCTTTTGGGACCGCCTATAG CAAAAGCCTGCAGGACGACCAGACGCTCGAACTGTCCTACAACCGACTTGATGAAAGTAGGCGACGCAAACGCCGCGACCTTAGTGCCCAGCCGACAAAAGTTACAGAAGAAAAATATCACAACGACACAAATTGTTCAAGGGAAGTGTTGGAGCATGCTAGCCCTACCGAGCTTTCCGTTTCTACTGAGACTTCAAAAACTTCACAAGAACGCTTAAACGATGGTGCGCCGGCAAATGGTAGGATGCGTAAATACTCTTCAAAAATACGTCAGCTAAAAAGCGAGAACGCAATGGAATTCGACTACAAAGAAATTCCTGGCGAAGACAGCCAGTTAATGGATGGAAATGAAGACGAGGATGATGTGGCCACGGGTGAGTCGAAGAGACGACCACGCCAGCTGCGACCTATTTCACATACATCACTGAAGTGGCCGGTACAAAACTACCGCGCCATTGACTCACCCCCCCTCCCGCAGGTTTCTCAGCAAACGGGATACAGCTTTGGAAGTTATAATCCATACCTCACACCTCCCAATACCAATCCTGTCCACAATCAACAGCCGTACGGCAACCCTAACTACAATCATCTACCCGGATACCACTCATACGTGCATCAGCAACATCAATTGGCTTCTGCTGGGCCACTCTCTCAGAAAAAGCACAAATTGCCTTATACCGGATACAATCTTTCGTTGCCCCCACCGCCGCTGGAGGATGACTTTCGTCCCATAGCTGGTAGCTACTACGAAGCTGCCGGTGCTGCTCAAACTAGTCCTCGTTCGCCCAACAGCAAACAGCACCATTCTAACGCTGGCGACCTGCTCCCTTATCTGATACAACAGTTGAAGGAGCTAAAAGAACAGCGCAAGCACCTTCAGAGTGATAATTTTGCGTACTTCCGTCTGGACAATCAGCCAATGAGTCCGGTACCCACTCAAGCAGTCACACCCGTACCCACAATTAGCACCACTTACTACTCCCCAGTAGACGCGTCCAAGCTCTCACAACAGGTTACACCAAATGGTCAATACAGCACAATGGGCGGATTCTACAACAACCAAAATCCGGGTAAAGCCTCCTTTAATCCCAACTATCCCGGGAAGTTGGTATCCCAGTATAGTATCGCCTCTAACGGACATGACAGCACGACGGAGAGCAACTACTTTCAGTACAACATTGTTGCTAACCAGAAAATGAAGGGTGTCTTTAGAACAGCTCCTCCAAACCAGATCGGTCATTCTGCAGTTAAAGTTCGGCCCCCAGTCACGCCGCTTCAGGTGACTCAGAATATTAACGTGGTATCTGCCCCAAATTTGACCTACAAAATACCCAATGGTCTGCAGCAAGCCCCATTTGCTCTTCTTCCCGAAGGCATTAGCtacgccagcaacagcaccaTTCCAGAATCCTACCAAACTTTCACTAAATCTGTCAGCACATCAGCAACAGTGCTTTCCGATGTGCCTACTACAACGCCTAAGTCAAAACTGACAAACTTTCAGTTTAACATCAACGAGTTCATGGCCAATCTTAAGGAAAGCGATTTGTCCAGTGTCAACCCGGCTGTTAATCCGttgataaaatatttcaaagagcttAGTACTGACAAAAAcggaaatataaatttaccCAATCCGCTGGTTAATCGTCGCCCCGTAACTGGGAGTACCAGCACCTTGAACAGCACAGCTACGACCACCCAGGTAGACATCACGCCGAACACACCCGCGTACAAAAAACGCATAAAACCCGATCCGACACTTCCCACGCAGAGCACTCCGACTCCCATAAGGACACTGAAAGGCTACGAACATTTTATTAAGGGCATACAGAATCAACTCAACTCGCGGAACTCTAGCCAAAGCACTGTCTACAACACATCAACCACTTTAATACGAATGCCAACCACCACGACCATCAAGAGTGTCGATTATTATGACGAGGATTACGAAGAGGATGAAGACATATTGCCTCCGTCTCAAATGCCCCCTTATATGCCAGTGTCCGAGACCATGGCCCCTCCCCGCCGACATTTAGCTACAGCAAGGCCCAATACTGAATCGCCAGGAAAAGTTCCAGCCAGTTTCCAGACGGGTTTTCTGGAGGCAACAACAACTCGACGCCCGTTTCCCACCTTCACCCAGGTGAATCAAGCCGGTGCTGAGGCCGACGTGCCCTCATTCATTAGCTTTCCTAGTGACATCTTCCAAGAACTAAAGCAGCGGCTGCCCAAGCTCCCGGAACCAAACGCCCCACAATCCAGTACCAAAGTATTCACAACTCCACGCAGTGTGCGCCCAACCTCCCATCCAAGGCCTATCTCCTCCAGTACAGAACAGCAGTCAACTCGCGTGCGTTATACAACTATCCGACCAGGCATAAGAGGACAACAAAAATGGAAGACGACGTCACCAGTCCAAGAAcaaaaggaaataaataatCATACCGAAAACAGTGCCGTTGTCTTAAACTCAAGCAAGCAGAGCAACCCGGGCGGCCTTCCACTAAACTCAATACATGCCGGCTCAAGCCCAGAAAGACACAG GGATCTAGAGTACCATCAGCAACAGTCACAGGAGCAGCAGAAACCACCTACGCCGCAGTATCAGTCGGCAGTTCGCCAACAGCAGGCCCAACCAACCTACCGTCCCTTAGAGCTCCCCGCCACTCCGAAGCCCCCCCCTTACGAAAACCAGCCAGCGTACAATACAGACTACGATGAGGATATTAATGGTCAG ATTGAACAGGATAATGCGTACGATCAGCCAACACGTTCTCCTCAAAG GGCAGAACATGTGGCCATACAAAAACTGGATACCCGAGCCAGCCACTCGAGCACTGTCACTCTAACAACGACAGCATCCCCACCGGAAGTACTCACATACTACGAAACGCTGACCACACCCTATGCTCCGAAGCGCGGGTCTAGCGACTACGCCTATGGGTCGGCAGAAGACAATGACCAGAGGGATCGTTTACTAACCGAAGTCAAGTCTAGGCCCCATACCGGTAGCGAAGACTTTGACCTAATTGCGAATGTTGTGGGTCATACCGACAAGGACACCGCGACTCCACCAACACGATCGCAAAAAACGAAATCGACACCGCCACATAACGGAAGCCAGAAGCCAGGAAGGAGTTCCAACACCACAACACATGCTGTTACGTTCACGCAGTCCTCAACAATAACAACCACATCCACATTTCCTCCAACGACAACAAAAAAACTTACAAG CTCGAAAGCGCGTGCAAATAAGCCATATAAACAACATATTCCCGACAAGTCAAAAACAACCACAAAAGCTTCCAGTACCTCTCACACGACCGCGACCAGATCCACACCTTTTCCTAATCACCTTACTTATAATTCAAATCCTTTTCTCCAATCAAAACTACAACAAGTTGCTAAGTCGTTGGCAAGAGTTGTGCAAAGCAGTCAGCCTAGGATAAATTTCACCGATTACCCACAAGCTCAAAACCTTTCAAACTCGCCCCAACAGTCCACAAGTTCGGAATCAGTTCCAGACCAAGATTCAGCTCGAATTACTTCCCTAATTCCCCCGCCCACCACCACGCAAAGGCCCCTGGTAAAGGACAACTCCGGTAATAGCAGCCCGGACAACGTTGAAAGTGCCTTTGAAAAGAGTCATACAATTAATCAGACGGTTGATCCGCCGAAGAGTCGCTCCTTTGAAACCACTACATCGTCAAAGTTCCTAGATTTTATTAATGCCGCAGCGTATGGTACAAGCCCGAGTGGCATTCGGCTGAATGAAGTGCCAGATAATCTTGTTAACAGGGATATTCCTTTTCGAGAAAATGACAACTCGTTCGATTCGAGCTCACGGAACACAGAACCACAGTCCAAACGTTTTCAGAAATACGTAGATTCTGATGTACCTCCACAAAGTTTCAAAGTTCCCACAAAGGGTGTAATGAGAGCACCAACGGAAGAAATGGAAAGCACAAGCACAACACGACCAAGTAAACCCCTACAATATAGTCTTCAAAGTGGATCAAAAGGTTTTAGTTTGCATATGGAGCCAATGATCACAAAGACGAAGAGTTTTTCCACCAGCACAACCACAACAAGCCCAACAACATTGGCTGACTTATTTCAGAAGTTCGTCGACATCAAACCTACAACATACGCTCCACCACTTCTCATTTGGCGTAGTGGAAGGCCCATCATTCAAGAAGCACTTTATAGACCAACAGTCGCAACTTTCAGCACATCTACTAGTGTTACCACAACTACATCTCCTCCTACAACTTCTAAAAATGTAGCTGAGTCTAGCAGCACTACCAGAGACATTACAACATCAAAATCTGCTGCGCAGCCTAGCCGAGAACAGGATTTTCTACCAAGAGCGGGTTATTTGCCCCGTTCCAATTACTTTAGGGAAAGTCCGAATCGAGTAACAGCCAACCCTGCTATGCATTTTGTCTCACCGTACAAGAGCCTAGAGAACTTGCTTCATGAAGATCGCcagcaccaccatcatcaACTACGGACCACAACCAGACCCCGGTACACAAACGCTCCTGCCTTTTCGGAGTTCCTCCAGACTACGGCAAAGTCACGAAAGAATCTTTTTATGATGGCGTCTGTTAGAAACTCTAGTAAAGATGTTTTGGCCACGATGGAGACAGGAAACGCACGCAACTTTAGTGTCAGCGACGCTATACTAAGCACATTCAGTCCTCAGCGTCCTGCTCCAAGTATGCTGCGAACCACTACCACGACTACAACAACTACTACCATGAAACCACCTCCTATAGAAATTACGTCGACTGAAGATTCAACAACCGTTTCCGCCATAATCGCTTCCTCTGCCATCCACATATCACAGTCCCCAAAGCCTGCCCGTGGGCGCTCTCGATACACGGCGGCCACATTAAACAGTCTCGGGGACAGCGGGGACGAGCCCACGACTTATGCACCCAAGCTTAGATTGCTCGGAGGATATGATCCCATTCCGCTGCCTAAAACCAAGCCCCAACGAGTACAAGTGATCGGCAATCAGAGGTCTTTGTTAAGTGGGCCAACAGCTAAGCCACATGAAAAGTACAGGGCATTAGAGGACACATTTCAAGCCAAAGATCTCTCCATTGGCTCCAAAAATGTACTAAGCAAGTCGCTTAAACATAAACCAATCGAAAATGAAGCCAGCGTTTCGGACGAGCCAAGAGCCGAGGCTTTAATAAGCAAGCCTTTGGAGGACAGGCAACTAAATGGCATTAACGAAAAAGAAACTGCAATAGATTACAGCTCCACCGAACACGTGGTGGCAATAACAGAACGTCCAACTGTCAAGTTCCTTTACTCTAACAAATACCGACAGCAAACGGCGGAGCACACACTAGCAGATAGTCTTCAAAACTCCGGCTACATAACATCGCCTAACGGATCGTCACAGAAGTTCAGATCCCCCAACGTCCTTGAGCAACTGAGGCAATTTCTTTCCGGCAGtgacagcaacagcaatagcgATGAGAGTGGGAATTCCCAATTCGTTAATGAGTATTCACTCCCCGAATTAAGGTCCGCTATCGGTGAAATCAAGAAACTTTACTTACCCACCGACCGGCCAGTAACGACCACTTTAAAATCTAGCACGACGACGTTGCATCCTAATACCACGCCTATTGCCACACTATTTCCAATCCGAACCAAGGGACTATCCGTTTTACCGTCTTTTAACATCGTGACCACTAATTCCACTTTAACAGAAAGAACAACGTCAAGCACTCCTGATTTTAGTATCCCTAGAACCCTCAAAACCCCTCCAGTTTCTCTAACTACCGTCCCCACTATTCCCACTGGTACAGCTACACCCTCCTCATTTGCACCGCACACTGCGCGCGCTTCGAGGGTGAATAATGATATTAAGTCGTCGATTGCTGCCGCTGCCCTAGGCCCTAGCACCTCAACCTATCAGCCATCAGTGTCAGCGGGTAAAACCCAAAAGTTCCAAATCGGCTTCGCTACCAACAATAAAAATCACCAACTCCAAAAAACCGGCATCAACCATAATGGCCCCGCAGCCTCAGCCTCCGTGAAGTGCTCCGATAGCACACTAAACGCCAAATGCAACGAAATCTCTTCAAG aaacaacaacaggaaCCGGGGCAGTGCCATGTACAGTAATCAGGATCGAGACTTGATATCCACTCCCAACCGCGGAACTCATCCTCC ACGAACGCGGCCAACGCTTAAGCCATCGGGAATAATTGTATCAAAGGCTCAAGAGTTTGTGGATATATACCGTTACCCACCGTCCCGCCCTGACCCAATTTACCCACAGCCTACGCCAGATAAAACGGCAGCCAAATGCCGAAAGGACGTATGCCTTTTGCCTGACTGCTATTGCGGAGGAAAGGATATTCCTG GCGAGCTACCTGCTGAAAGCATTCCTCAGATCGTTCTCTTGACCTTTGACGATTCCGTTAATGACCTAAACAAGCAGTTGTACACGGATCTTTTTGAGAAAGGTCGCGtcaatccaaacggctgtccCATCACAGCCACTTTTTACGTTTCCCACGAGTGGACTGACTACAGTCAAGTGCAGAATCTTTACGCCGATGGACATGAAATGGCTTCGCATACAGTTTC TCACAGCTTTGGCGAGCAGTTCTCCCAGAAGAAGTGGACTCGTGAAATTGCCGGACAGCGTGAGATCCTTGCTGCGTACGGCGGTGTCAAGATGTCGGATGTTCGAGGCATGCGTGCTCCTTTCCTGTCGGTGGGCGgaaacaaaatgtacaaaatgcTGTACGACTCAAACTTCACTTACGACTCTTCCATGCCTGTCTACGAGAACCGACCACCCTCCTGGCCCTACACGCTCGACTACAAGATATTCCACGACTGCATGATTCCGCCTTGCCCGACCCGTTCTTATCCTGGGGTTTGGCAGGTACCCATGGTCATGTGGCAGGACCTTAACGGAGGCCGCTGTTCTATGGGCGATGCCTGTTCCAACCCCAGTGATGCAGATGGAGTGACAAAAATGATTATGAAGAACTTTGAACGTCATTACACTACAAACAG AGCACCATTTGGCTTGTTTTACCACGCTGCATGGTTTACCCAGCCCCATCACAAAGAGGGCTTTATTAAATTTCTCGATGCCATCAATGCAA